One part of the Deltaproteobacteria bacterium genome encodes these proteins:
- a CDS encoding tetratricopeptide repeat protein, translating into MNEIEQRDKLLADERGKSKLLDPTPHRKKYVIELLYRFFSKKISYAELTGIPQKELLQLAEMGYIKLLYGKLQESQKIFDCLMSLDPKNFYYHAAMGSIYQKRKNYVDAVFEYTEALKYNPEDLASLVNRGEIYLIHKNFRRAAEDFREAIIKDTDGKNNFANRARSLVIAIKRNVQKEKQQLVQFKS; encoded by the coding sequence TTGAACGAGATCGAACAACGAGACAAATTGCTTGCCGATGAACGTGGAAAAAGTAAACTGCTTGATCCCACGCCGCATCGTAAAAAATACGTCATTGAATTACTCTATCGTTTCTTTTCCAAAAAAATTTCTTATGCAGAGCTGACTGGAATCCCTCAAAAGGAACTGCTCCAATTGGCGGAGATGGGTTACATCAAGCTGTTGTACGGTAAGCTGCAGGAGTCCCAGAAAATTTTTGACTGCCTGATGAGTTTGGATCCGAAAAACTTTTATTATCATGCAGCCATGGGGAGTATTTATCAAAAGCGTAAAAATTATGTCGATGCCGTTTTTGAATATACCGAGGCGCTGAAGTACAATCCCGAAGACCTGGCGAGCTTGGTGAATCGCGGTGAAATCTATCTTATCCACAAGAATTTCAGACGCGCTGCTGAAGATTTTCGAGAAGCCATTATAAAAGACACAGATGGCAAAAACAATTTTGCGAATCGTGCCCGTTCACTGGTGATTGCCATCAAACGCAATGTACAAAAAGAAAAGCAGCAGTTAGTACAGTTTAAATCTTAA
- a CDS encoding flagellar biosynthetic protein FliR translates to MNAFSLDANDIFKLSNSFLSFLFIGGLIFIRIMVALSLTPYLGARPVLGTVRTALAFALTVFCYPLIAPLTPSNQIPENEVILFALFLKEAFYGMLLGLINTMVFYGIQSAGNMVDNQRYVANARIFNPALASQASLLGVFLFQFSIVIFILIGGHCYFLEALITSFQKVPLLTLPTIAPGFSPLLEFVTRLSADTLIICLQLSAPIIIAIFIADLVLGIMNRIAPMINVFEMGFSIKGFSGVLLFYLALPVIVEQSQYWFKKMIFAFHQVAVIFS, encoded by the coding sequence ATGAATGCTTTCTCTCTTGACGCCAACGATATTTTCAAGCTTTCCAACAGCTTTTTATCTTTTCTTTTCATCGGCGGCCTTATTTTTATTCGCATCATGGTAGCCTTAAGCCTGACACCTTATTTAGGTGCCAGGCCTGTATTAGGGACCGTAAGAACCGCCCTGGCATTCGCTCTCACCGTTTTTTGCTATCCCCTCATTGCCCCTTTAACTCCCTCCAATCAGATTCCGGAAAATGAGGTTATTTTATTCGCTCTTTTTTTAAAAGAGGCCTTTTATGGCATGCTCCTGGGCCTAATTAACACGATGGTGTTTTATGGAATTCAATCGGCAGGAAATATGGTGGATAACCAGCGATATGTGGCCAATGCGCGTATTTTTAATCCAGCCCTGGCCTCTCAAGCCTCTCTTTTGGGGGTATTTCTTTTTCAATTTTCCATCGTCATTTTTATCCTCATAGGAGGGCATTGCTATTTTTTAGAGGCCCTGATCACCAGCTTTCAGAAGGTGCCTTTATTGACTTTGCCCACCATCGCTCCCGGTTTTTCTCCCTTGCTTGAGTTTGTAACCCGTTTATCGGCAGATACCTTAATCATCTGTCTGCAACTCTCAGCACCCATTATCATCGCCATCTTCATTGCAGACCTCGTTTTGGGGATCATGAACCGTATTGCCCCCATGATTAATGTCTTTGAAATGGGTTTTTCCATCAAGGGCTTTTCAGGGGTTTTGTTATTTTATTTGGCATTGCCTGTTATTGTGGAGCAGTCCCAATATTGGTTTAAAAAAATGATTTTTGCCTTCCATCAAGTGGCAGTAATATTTAGCTAA
- the fliQ gene encoding flagellar biosynthesis protein FliQ, with product MENSYLVMISKQSLYLVLILSAPPVLVAMILGLMISLLQATTQVQEQTLTFVPKLVAVMVTLALTGPWAMLQLVSFTMTLLDQFPKYVR from the coding sequence ATGGAAAATAGCTATTTGGTAATGATCTCAAAACAGTCTCTTTATCTTGTCCTTATTCTTTCAGCCCCTCCTGTATTGGTGGCCATGATTCTGGGTTTAATGATTTCTCTTTTGCAAGCCACTACCCAAGTTCAGGAACAAACCCTTACATTTGTCCCAAAATTAGTGGCCGTAATGGTGACTTTAGCACTCACTGGCCCGTGGGCCATGCTTCAATTGGTGAGTTTTACCATGACCTTGCTTGATCAATTTCCAAAGTACGTCCGCTGA